A genomic stretch from Dyella sp. M7H15-1 includes:
- a CDS encoding response regulator transcription factor, which translates to MNLETDRRIRVALLDDHPVVLFGLSAQLGQLSDISVVGSFESSRALLVVLTSQEVDVLVMDYSLGPKEIDGVNLLRMLRLRFPKLEILVVSGYCNPATAALTIRSGARGFIGKISLMHELLDAIRTVAARQRYVDKVIAYELDLALKKVAADDDRGETATLAEQVSLSPREWEVLRCVLDGMAVTSIATKFSRSVTTISTQKQAAYRKLGIRTDAELFKVQHSLGRMYQ; encoded by the coding sequence GTGAACCTGGAAACTGATCGCCGAATTCGTGTTGCATTGCTCGACGACCATCCTGTGGTGCTGTTTGGTTTGTCCGCACAGCTTGGACAGTTATCGGATATTTCGGTCGTCGGCAGCTTTGAAAGCAGCCGCGCACTGCTTGTAGTCCTGACTTCGCAAGAAGTGGATGTCCTGGTGATGGACTATTCACTGGGTCCGAAGGAAATCGATGGTGTTAACCTGCTGCGCATGTTGCGCCTGCGCTTCCCCAAGCTTGAGATTCTGGTGGTATCCGGTTACTGCAATCCGGCCACTGCGGCATTGACTATCCGATCCGGTGCGCGGGGATTCATAGGGAAGATAAGCCTGATGCATGAATTGCTCGATGCGATACGGACGGTGGCGGCACGCCAACGTTATGTCGACAAGGTGATCGCGTATGAGCTTGATCTGGCGTTGAAAAAGGTGGCCGCTGATGATGACCGCGGAGAAACGGCGACGCTTGCAGAACAGGTCTCGCTGTCGCCCCGCGAGTGGGAAGTGCTGCGTTGTGTGCTGGATGGCATGGCTGTGACGTCGATTGCCACCAAGTTCTCGCGCAGCGTAACCACTATCAGCACCCAGAAGCAGGCTGCCTATCGCAAACTAGGGATTCGCACCGATGCGGAGCTGTTCAAGGTTCAGCACAGTCTGGGGAGGATGTACCAATAA
- a CDS encoding translocation/assembly module TamB domain-containing protein → MNTIPPPTPHSRRRWLRVIGLGVLIILLLLASSMGWLLCTGSGLRFALAQAQSLTHGTLQVQQAQGRLIGPLDLAQLRYNDGEGTDVTITQAHLDWRLWPLLYKRLHVIDLRVNRVDVALPKSQETSSSSSSFSLKPPIALVLDQLHVGPVTIKQDGKSLFASDQLDLAGSWTHRGFNVSRLTLHAPDGHVDLDGQLGIGRRYRGKGHAQIVWKIDNTEYAGSLNAQSDGRNAQLQLALSEPMLAQLQLDLDQRKNAWTAKLDLPVFDPKPLIGSSSLTHLAANLQGSGDQYGGSITGELVLNDYRLSLQPLQANFDKDFKTLTLQHLQLTSPQVKGLLDASGTVQLDAHPVSADLAIDWKQVELPAPLVGQVLQSQGHLTAKGSAERYHAEGDVSVGPPDKLARLSLNLDGTPAQIQLHTLSLLQPQGNLIASGSLTLQPDLAWQLQANASKFDPGQLFAGWQGLLDADLGTQGKLVKNSPDVTLDLRKLDGQLRQRPLRGSGHLHLSPNEVLDGTLDLASASSSIKLLARPGNSNDADVTLAIASLNDWLPEAGGQLNGPFHLRGKLPKLAISGNLQGQSLTWQEQRVKHLQLQVDIPDISNPGGKLELDASGADVGGLAFRQIRLNGQGTSAQHQLTLDAQGDQLSTALTLSGSLKGPNWNGTLSSLVLDLHDLPRWHLQQAVRLGWNNGSASLSELCLTAGDPLLCVSGDYDKAGNLDASYQLHAVPLALMVDAAGNANLPFSANGLLEGNGKIHRNAAGVLTGNASVTSQQGRFTYNEHPDQPALTYTDLALNATLAPGNQQISLRAALNNHGRLDGQASITGAQEALAGEIGLHLDNLAFISLFTDALANVRGRLDGDFKLGGMLSEPTITGQAGVDGFAAEVPDAGLKLTEGKLTLSAADTHQLRISGSVTSGKGTLAIDGVAGLDAQTQTRITLKGNNVTVVDIPAAKVAISPDLLVRHDAQGINAAGSVRLDNADVNLDKLPGSGVNKASPDIVIVDQPQPLANSGSTPITASIKVDLGSRAHLVGMGLDGRLSGVLTVDERPGRSTTGQGQIAVNGTYKAYGQNLRIQQGLLLFASTPIDNPGLNIRALRSLTPNAAIDQGQQVGLQITGTAQRPVLTVFSNPVMDQSDALSYLVTGKPLSQVKGGEGSMVNAAAQALGSATGNLLAKSIGSKLGIDDIGVSSNDALNGNSAFTVGKYLSPRLYLSYGVGLFEPGQVITLRYRLSKRWSFEAQNATDFNRASLNYRIEK, encoded by the coding sequence GTGAATACCATTCCACCGCCCACTCCCCATTCTCGCCGCCGCTGGTTGCGCGTTATCGGACTGGGCGTGCTGATCATCCTCCTGCTGCTCGCAAGCAGTATGGGCTGGCTGCTGTGCACTGGCTCCGGCCTGCGTTTTGCGCTTGCCCAAGCACAAAGCCTTACCCATGGCACATTGCAGGTGCAGCAGGCGCAAGGTCGCCTCATCGGTCCGCTCGATCTGGCCCAGCTTCGCTACAACGACGGCGAAGGCACGGATGTAACGATCACCCAAGCCCATCTGGACTGGCGTCTCTGGCCACTGCTGTACAAACGACTGCACGTGATCGACTTGCGTGTGAACCGTGTCGATGTGGCGTTGCCCAAGTCACAAGAGACCTCATCCTCATCGAGCAGCTTTTCGTTGAAGCCGCCCATCGCGCTAGTACTGGATCAGCTCCACGTGGGGCCGGTAACGATCAAGCAAGACGGTAAATCGCTCTTCGCCTCCGATCAACTCGATCTGGCCGGAAGCTGGACCCACCGCGGCTTCAACGTGAGTCGACTGACCCTGCACGCGCCGGATGGCCATGTCGATCTGGATGGCCAGCTTGGCATCGGACGACGTTATCGTGGCAAAGGCCACGCGCAAATCGTGTGGAAAATCGATAACACCGAATACGCCGGCAGCTTGAACGCGCAAAGCGATGGCCGCAACGCCCAGCTTCAACTCGCCTTGAGCGAACCCATGCTGGCGCAACTCCAGCTAGACCTAGATCAACGCAAGAATGCCTGGACCGCAAAGCTCGACCTACCCGTGTTCGACCCCAAACCACTGATCGGCAGCAGCTCGCTGACGCACCTTGCCGCGAACCTGCAAGGCAGTGGCGATCAGTACGGCGGCTCGATCACCGGCGAGCTTGTCCTCAACGACTACCGCCTTTCCCTGCAGCCACTGCAGGCGAACTTCGACAAGGATTTCAAGACACTCACGCTACAGCACCTGCAACTCACTTCGCCGCAAGTGAAAGGTCTGCTCGATGCATCGGGTACCGTGCAACTGGACGCTCACCCGGTCAGCGCCGATCTCGCCATCGATTGGAAACAAGTGGAGCTGCCCGCCCCACTCGTGGGCCAGGTGCTGCAAAGCCAGGGACATCTCACCGCCAAAGGCAGTGCCGAGCGTTATCACGCCGAAGGTGACGTCAGCGTTGGGCCACCGGACAAGCTCGCCAGGCTGTCGCTGAATCTTGATGGCACACCCGCACAGATCCAATTGCACACGTTGAGCCTGCTGCAACCACAAGGCAACCTCATCGCCAGCGGCTCACTCACCTTGCAGCCCGATCTCGCCTGGCAACTGCAAGCCAATGCCAGCAAATTCGATCCCGGACAACTCTTCGCGGGATGGCAAGGGTTGCTGGACGCGGACCTCGGTACACAAGGCAAGTTGGTCAAGAACAGCCCAGATGTCACGCTGGATCTGCGCAAGCTGGATGGACAATTGCGCCAACGCCCACTGCGCGGCAGCGGCCACTTGCATCTGTCGCCCAACGAAGTGTTGGACGGCACACTGGATCTCGCATCCGCCAGCAGCAGCATCAAACTGCTCGCCCGCCCCGGCAACAGCAACGATGCCGATGTCACGCTGGCCATTGCATCGCTGAATGACTGGCTGCCGGAAGCCGGCGGGCAATTGAACGGCCCATTCCACCTTCGCGGCAAACTGCCGAAGCTCGCCATCAGCGGCAATCTGCAAGGCCAATCGCTAACCTGGCAGGAGCAACGTGTAAAACATCTGCAGTTGCAGGTGGACATCCCCGATATCAGCAATCCGGGCGGAAAACTGGAGCTGGATGCCAGCGGCGCCGACGTAGGTGGCTTGGCGTTCAGGCAGATACGCCTGAATGGACAAGGCACATCAGCACAGCATCAACTGACGCTGGACGCCCAGGGCGATCAACTCTCCACCGCACTGACACTCAGCGGTTCACTGAAGGGCCCGAACTGGAACGGCACGCTCTCTTCGCTGGTGCTGGACCTGCACGACCTGCCACGCTGGCATCTGCAACAAGCCGTACGTCTTGGCTGGAACAACGGCAGCGCCAGCCTTTCCGAGCTGTGCCTCACCGCGGGTGACCCCTTGCTCTGCGTCAGCGGCGATTACGATAAGGCCGGCAACCTCGATGCAAGCTATCAGTTGCACGCCGTACCACTCGCGCTCATGGTGGATGCGGCTGGCAACGCCAACCTGCCTTTCAGCGCGAACGGCCTGCTGGAAGGCAACGGCAAGATTCACCGCAATGCAGCGGGCGTGCTCACTGGCAATGCGTCGGTGACGTCGCAACAAGGTCGCTTCACCTACAACGAACATCCCGATCAACCCGCACTCACCTACACTGATCTTGCCTTGAATGCCACCCTTGCGCCGGGTAATCAGCAGATCAGCTTGCGGGCCGCGCTCAACAACCATGGACGACTGGATGGGCAAGCCAGCATTACTGGTGCACAGGAAGCACTTGCCGGCGAGATTGGCTTGCATCTGGACAACCTGGCCTTCATCAGCCTGTTTACCGACGCACTGGCCAACGTGAGGGGCCGGCTCGATGGCGACTTCAAGCTGGGTGGAATGCTGTCCGAGCCCACGATCACAGGACAAGCGGGCGTCGATGGTTTCGCCGCCGAAGTACCGGATGCCGGCCTGAAGCTCACCGAAGGCAAACTCACACTCAGCGCCGCCGATACCCATCAGTTGCGCATCAGCGGCAGCGTGACATCCGGCAAGGGCACGCTGGCGATCGATGGCGTGGCGGGTCTCGATGCGCAGACGCAAACCCGCATCACGCTGAAAGGCAACAATGTCACCGTCGTCGACATTCCCGCTGCGAAAGTGGCTATTTCACCGGATCTACTCGTGCGTCACGATGCGCAAGGCATCAACGCCGCAGGCTCCGTGCGACTGGACAATGCTGACGTCAATCTGGACAAGTTGCCCGGCAGCGGCGTTAACAAGGCATCTCCGGATATCGTGATCGTGGATCAGCCTCAGCCGTTGGCAAACAGCGGCTCCACGCCCATCACGGCGTCGATCAAGGTCGACCTTGGATCCCGTGCGCACCTGGTCGGCATGGGCCTGGATGGACGGCTGAGCGGCGTACTCACGGTGGATGAACGTCCCGGACGCAGCACCACCGGACAGGGCCAGATCGCGGTCAACGGCACCTACAAGGCCTACGGCCAGAACCTGCGGATCCAGCAGGGTCTGCTGCTGTTTGCCAGCACGCCGATCGACAATCCTGGCCTCAACATCCGCGCACTGCGCAGTCTCACGCCCAACGCCGCCATCGACCAGGGGCAGCAGGTTGGCTTGCAGATCACAGGCACGGCACAGCGTCCCGTGCTGACGGTGTTCTCCAACCCAGTGATGGATCAATCCGATGCGTTGTCCTACCTCGTCACCGGCAAACCACTTTCGCAAGTAAAGGGTGGTGAAGGCAGCATGGTGAATGCGGCGGCGCAGGCATTGGGCTCGGCCACCGGCAACCTGCTTGCCAAGAGCATCGGTAGCAAACTCGGTATTGATGATATCGGCGTATCGAGCAACGACGCGCTGAACGGCAACTCGGCCTTCACAGTGGGCAAGTACCTCTCGCCGAGGCTCTATCTGAGCTATGGCGTGGGCCTGTTCGAACCCGGTCAGGTGATCACGCTGCGCTATCGCCTCAGCAAGCGCTGGAGTTTTGAAGCGCAAAACGCCACCGACTTCAATCGCGCCAGCCTCAATTACCGCATCGAGAAATAA
- a CDS encoding autotransporter assembly complex family protein, whose product MRWIRRCLCLLPLLSVSALSHAGVQLVVDGVDDPLKAAVTAGVSLSQYANRDVSEAQVQRLYDRADTQVSAALQPYGYYDAHATGKLEKTDKGWRVTLHVQPGKPVIVTSVDVKLAPNASALKPIKAAQRGIERLKGHRLDDEAYDTARDALNGALTANGYLDARLTVHRVEVNRGDHSAAIHLAWEVGTRYRYGQVHFEGSPFHPGFLDRYMPFKSGDYFSQDQLLKFQQTLNGADYFSVVNVMPQIDTARHGIVDINVQLAPAKRTIYTSGLFVGTDTGVGVRGGIGKRWVNPYGHKWTNDIVLAQRLKTLSSQYTIPLPSDNERSLNFGATYRDANTVTSQSRTLELVANESEIWHNWVRTLGVHALTGSFDVGKTPDEPESTPGIEHGSSTLIYAEGSLSRKQADNLDFVRRGWSISLDARSTAGDLLSSARFSEITADAKWIRSFWRNNRLILRGSLGHVWTDDFAALPPQLRFFAGGDQSIRGYSFQSLGPQNSYGRVIGGNNLIVASATVEHYFTRRWGIATFLDAGNAFDGTNAHARIGTGLGVRWRSPVGLIRVDVGTPINDAQRHGVELHLVIGPDL is encoded by the coding sequence ATGCGCTGGATCCGCCGTTGTCTATGCCTACTCCCGCTGTTATCTGTCTCCGCATTGAGCCATGCGGGCGTACAGCTTGTCGTGGACGGCGTGGATGATCCGCTTAAAGCGGCGGTCACTGCTGGCGTCAGCCTTTCGCAATACGCCAACCGCGATGTGAGCGAAGCCCAGGTGCAGCGGCTTTACGACCGCGCCGACACGCAAGTCAGCGCCGCGCTGCAGCCGTACGGCTACTACGATGCGCATGCCACCGGCAAACTTGAGAAAACCGACAAGGGCTGGCGTGTCACCCTGCATGTCCAACCGGGCAAGCCCGTTATCGTCACGTCAGTGGATGTCAAGCTTGCACCCAATGCCAGCGCATTGAAACCGATCAAGGCGGCACAACGCGGCATCGAAAGACTCAAGGGACATCGTCTGGATGACGAAGCCTACGACACCGCACGCGATGCCCTGAACGGTGCGCTCACCGCCAACGGCTACCTCGATGCGCGACTTACCGTGCATCGCGTCGAGGTCAATCGCGGTGATCACAGCGCCGCCATCCACCTGGCCTGGGAGGTGGGCACTCGTTACCGCTACGGACAAGTCCACTTCGAAGGCTCGCCATTTCACCCAGGCTTTCTCGACCGCTATATGCCGTTCAAGTCCGGCGACTATTTCAGCCAGGATCAATTGCTGAAATTCCAGCAAACCCTGAATGGCGCTGATTACTTCTCGGTCGTCAACGTGATGCCGCAGATCGACACGGCCAGGCATGGCATCGTCGACATCAATGTGCAGCTTGCGCCGGCCAAGCGCACCATCTACACCAGCGGCCTGTTCGTGGGCACCGATACCGGTGTCGGCGTGCGCGGTGGCATCGGCAAACGCTGGGTGAACCCATACGGTCACAAGTGGACCAACGACATCGTGCTGGCACAACGGCTGAAGACGCTTTCCAGCCAGTACACCATTCCCCTGCCCAGCGACAACGAGCGCAGCCTCAACTTCGGTGCCACCTACCGTGACGCCAACACCGTTACCTCGCAATCGCGCACACTGGAACTGGTCGCCAATGAAAGCGAGATCTGGCACAACTGGGTGCGCACCCTGGGTGTGCATGCACTCACCGGCAGCTTCGATGTCGGCAAAACACCGGACGAACCGGAAAGCACGCCTGGCATCGAGCACGGCAGCAGCACCTTGATCTACGCCGAAGGCTCGCTGAGCCGCAAGCAGGCCGACAATCTCGATTTCGTGCGCCGGGGCTGGTCGATCAGTCTCGACGCACGCAGCACCGCCGGCGATTTGCTCTCGTCAGCGCGCTTCAGCGAAATCACCGCCGACGCCAAGTGGATCCGCTCATTCTGGCGCAACAACCGGCTGATCCTGCGCGGCAGCCTCGGTCACGTCTGGACGGACGATTTCGCAGCCCTCCCGCCCCAGCTACGCTTCTTCGCAGGCGGTGACCAGTCCATCCGTGGTTATTCGTTTCAGTCGCTCGGCCCGCAGAACAGCTATGGCCGAGTCATCGGCGGCAACAACCTGATTGTCGCCAGCGCCACGGTAGAGCACTACTTCACGCGGCGCTGGGGTATCGCCACGTTCCTGGATGCGGGCAACGCCTTCGATGGCACCAACGCGCATGCGAGAATAGGCACGGGCCTGGGCGTACGCTGGCGTTCGCCGGTCGGCCTGATCCGCGTCGACGTGGGCACGCCCATCAACGATGCACAACGTCACGGGGTTGAACTGCACCTCGTGATCGGGCCGGATCTGTGA
- a CDS encoding glycosyltransferase yields MRLERGTVTGIFLSTTPTQFKTRPSIFTAILLALVVAALNIGLWWWSNRPKGPEDWHGQINGFAVSFFQRYQNPFKQDFPSDDQIDSDLKLLRQYTGRIRTYSTLLNPQVFRLAQKEGLKVMAGADIDTRLDNNEKELNALIALANRYPDTIERVAVGNEVLFRNNIPVEKMITYLDRARAHIRQPVTIAEPDYIWLKYPELAEHVDYITIHLFPFWNGLDRNNALGAAEGAYNSIKQRFPNKHVVVGEVGWPSNGDHRERAYPSISNEAIFDRQWLIWAKANNVDYYLFEAFDQPWKEGLGEGRTGAYWGIFNADRQLKFPLTGPVVEDTAWPWKALAASLLAIIPMIWFGIRFSRFKLTGRLFFDVLIQLACGLVVWSATLPFNFYLDWIDWSMLVLLFPAQVAILAILLINGFEFTEVLWRRKWMRHADLLPSDPVQKQPFVSIHLACYNEPPEMVIVTLDSLAALDYQNYEVLVIDNNTKDPTIWKPVQEYCEKLGERFRFFHLEPWPGFKAGALNFGLKETNPEADVVAVIDADYVVREDWLKSLTGYFHDPKVAVVQCPQAHRDFEHNRFRRMTAWEYDGFFRIGMHHRNERNAIIQHGTMTMVRRSALEGTGGWSEWTICEDAELGLRLMHAGYELVYVDALMGKGLTPADFKAYKSQRYRWAFGAMQILKGRWDWMTRKGPLSAGQRFHFLTGWFSWFADALHLIFTLMAIFWTAGMVGLPQTFSLPMQLFLIPIIGFFFAKAIFGIVLYRARVPCGWHDTIMASIASMGLSHAIARGILHGLTRQKTSFVVTAKSRRLGGSNFAAFAPVREEMLMLCALVLCIIGMARSTAAHFTEGQLWIFILAAQAIPYISALAGAWIAHKSGDKAG; encoded by the coding sequence ATGCGCCTCGAAAGAGGCACCGTCACGGGGATTTTCTTGAGCACCACGCCCACCCAATTCAAAACCAGGCCGTCGATTTTCACCGCCATCCTGCTGGCTCTGGTGGTCGCCGCGTTGAATATCGGCTTGTGGTGGTGGAGCAACCGCCCGAAGGGCCCGGAGGACTGGCACGGCCAGATCAACGGCTTTGCGGTCTCCTTCTTCCAGCGCTACCAGAATCCGTTCAAGCAGGATTTTCCCAGCGACGACCAGATCGACAGCGATCTGAAGCTGCTGCGCCAGTACACCGGCCGCATCCGTACCTATTCCACCTTGCTGAATCCGCAGGTTTTTCGCCTAGCCCAGAAGGAGGGCCTGAAGGTGATGGCCGGCGCCGACATCGACACGCGCCTAGACAATAACGAGAAGGAGTTGAATGCGCTGATCGCCCTGGCCAACCGCTATCCGGACACTATCGAGCGGGTGGCGGTAGGCAACGAGGTACTGTTCCGCAACAACATCCCAGTCGAGAAGATGATCACCTACCTCGACCGTGCCCGGGCGCACATCCGCCAACCGGTGACGATTGCCGAGCCGGACTACATCTGGCTGAAGTACCCGGAACTGGCCGAGCACGTGGACTACATCACCATCCACCTGTTTCCGTTCTGGAATGGATTAGACCGCAACAACGCTCTCGGTGCCGCAGAAGGCGCCTACAACAGCATCAAGCAACGCTTTCCCAACAAGCATGTCGTGGTAGGCGAAGTGGGCTGGCCCTCCAACGGCGACCACCGCGAGCGCGCCTATCCGTCAATCTCCAATGAAGCCATCTTCGACCGCCAATGGCTGATCTGGGCCAAGGCCAACAACGTCGACTACTACTTGTTCGAAGCTTTCGACCAACCCTGGAAGGAGGGCCTCGGCGAAGGCCGCACTGGCGCGTACTGGGGCATCTTCAACGCCGATCGCCAGCTCAAGTTCCCGCTCACCGGCCCAGTGGTCGAGGACACCGCCTGGCCGTGGAAGGCGCTGGCCGCCAGCCTGCTGGCGATCATTCCGATGATCTGGTTCGGCATCCGCTTCAGCCGCTTCAAACTCACCGGCCGGCTGTTCTTCGACGTGCTGATCCAGCTCGCCTGCGGCCTGGTCGTGTGGTCAGCCACCCTGCCCTTCAATTTCTACCTGGACTGGATCGACTGGAGCATGCTGGTGCTACTGTTCCCGGCCCAGGTGGCGATTCTGGCGATCCTGTTGATCAATGGTTTCGAGTTCACCGAAGTGCTGTGGCGGCGCAAGTGGATGCGCCATGCCGATCTGCTGCCATCCGATCCGGTCCAGAAGCAGCCATTCGTCTCCATTCACTTGGCTTGCTACAACGAGCCACCGGAGATGGTGATCGTTACGCTCGACTCGCTGGCCGCGCTTGACTACCAGAACTACGAAGTGCTGGTGATCGACAACAACACCAAAGATCCGACGATCTGGAAGCCGGTGCAGGAATACTGCGAAAAGCTGGGCGAACGTTTCCGCTTCTTCCATCTGGAGCCGTGGCCCGGCTTCAAGGCTGGCGCGCTGAACTTCGGCCTGAAGGAAACCAACCCGGAGGCCGACGTGGTAGCGGTGATCGACGCCGACTACGTGGTACGCGAAGACTGGCTGAAGTCGCTTACCGGCTACTTCCACGATCCCAAGGTCGCCGTGGTGCAGTGTCCGCAGGCGCACCGCGATTTCGAGCACAACCGCTTCCGCCGCATGACTGCGTGGGAATACGACGGCTTCTTCCGTATCGGCATGCACCACCGCAATGAGCGCAATGCCATCATCCAGCACGGCACCATGACCATGGTGCGCCGTTCGGCACTGGAAGGCACCGGCGGCTGGTCGGAGTGGACCATTTGCGAAGACGCCGAGCTCGGCCTGCGCCTGATGCACGCCGGCTATGAGCTGGTTTACGTCGACGCGTTGATGGGCAAGGGTCTGACTCCGGCGGACTTCAAAGCCTATAAGAGCCAGCGCTATCGCTGGGCCTTCGGCGCGATGCAAATCCTGAAAGGCCGCTGGGATTGGATGACCCGGAAAGGTCCATTGAGCGCCGGCCAGCGCTTCCACTTCCTCACCGGCTGGTTTAGCTGGTTCGCCGATGCCCTGCATTTGATCTTCACGCTGATGGCGATCTTCTGGACCGCCGGCATGGTGGGCCTGCCGCAGACCTTCAGCCTGCCGATGCAGTTGTTCCTGATCCCGATCATCGGTTTCTTCTTCGCCAAAGCGATTTTCGGCATCGTGCTGTACCGCGCGCGTGTGCCGTGTGGCTGGCACGACACCATCATGGCCTCCATCGCCAGCATGGGCCTCAGCCACGCCATCGCACGTGGCATCCTGCATGGCCTCACGCGCCAGAAGACCTCGTTCGTGGTAACCGCCAAGAGCCGCCGCCTGGGTGGCAGCAATTTCGCCGCCTTCGCGCCGGTGCGCGAGGAAATGCTGATGCTGTGCGCACTCGTGCTATGCATTATCGGCATGGCCCGCAGCACCGCCGCACACTTCACCGAAGGCCAGTTGTGGATATTCATCCTGGCCGCACAGGCGATCCCATATATCTCGGCGTTGGCCGGCGCCTGGATTGCGCACAAGTCGGGTGACAAGGCGGGTTGA
- a CDS encoding SDR family NAD(P)-dependent oxidoreductase: protein MQLDHSLVVVTGGASGIGYASAARFVRDGARVVISGRDTDKLRAAAARLGDNVLPVQADTTRPEEMKQVYQCAVDHFQCDVTAVVANAGISRQTPVGDTSLAQFSEILSINVSGVFVTVQEALPYLARPASIILVASLAAGQGTKHFSAYCASKAAVVSLAKSLAAELADRQIRVNSISPGVVKTPIFDTLGISPAQLAQWSNVIPLKRPAEPNEVAAAIAFLASEESRYMTGADLAIDGGMSGISPF, encoded by the coding sequence ATGCAGCTCGATCATTCTCTGGTTGTTGTGACCGGCGGTGCTAGCGGCATTGGTTATGCGAGCGCTGCGCGGTTTGTGCGCGACGGCGCGCGCGTCGTGATTAGCGGACGCGATACGGACAAGCTGCGTGCCGCTGCCGCGCGGCTAGGCGATAACGTGCTACCCGTGCAGGCCGATACCACTCGCCCGGAAGAGATGAAGCAGGTTTATCAGTGCGCAGTCGATCATTTCCAATGTGATGTGACGGCAGTGGTTGCCAATGCGGGTATTTCGCGGCAAACCCCGGTGGGTGATACGTCCTTGGCACAATTCTCGGAAATCCTCAGCATCAATGTTAGCGGCGTGTTTGTGACGGTTCAGGAGGCCTTGCCTTATCTGGCCCGGCCTGCGTCAATCATTCTTGTCGCGTCGCTTGCGGCAGGACAGGGAACAAAGCATTTCTCGGCTTATTGCGCCTCGAAGGCGGCCGTTGTGTCGTTGGCGAAGAGCCTGGCTGCGGAATTGGCCGATCGGCAAATACGTGTCAACAGTATTTCGCCGGGTGTCGTGAAGACGCCGATTTTCGATACGCTGGGAATATCACCGGCACAACTGGCACAATGGTCCAATGTGATTCCGCTAAAACGGCCGGCCGAGCCCAATGAAGTGGCGGCCGCCATTGCTTTTCTCGCATCGGAGGAATCTCGTTACATGACCGGCGCCGATCTCGCGATCGACGGGGGTATGTCTGGCATCAGCCCATTTTGA
- a CDS encoding SDR family oxidoreductase gives MVVVTGASRGLGRVYAEKFARLGARVVLIARGQERLDEVTNAIRKGGGEAICVAADVVDQQSITRAFGVIDSYYDHIDLLINNAGNLGATGFTWELDAREWWSTLQLHLLGGFYCIQEALRRMVPRRSGRIISLASHAGAFRWPTLSAYSVAKAALIKLNENVAVEAGKHGVALFAFHPGVVRDTGILPNLQADESTQPALLDVITWLSQQVADGHSTTAEQGAAVLVQLASGRYDFLNGRYITVYDDLDGLSEQSEQIRHGDAMTMRVVHCEPLGCKRQLAMMGEEAMV, from the coding sequence GTGGTTGTGGTCACTGGCGCAAGCCGTGGATTGGGGCGCGTCTATGCGGAGAAATTCGCGCGGTTGGGCGCACGTGTGGTGCTGATCGCGCGCGGTCAGGAACGGCTGGACGAGGTGACCAACGCCATCCGCAAGGGTGGCGGCGAAGCGATATGCGTGGCGGCGGATGTGGTGGACCAGCAATCCATCACGCGCGCCTTTGGCGTGATCGACAGTTACTACGATCACATCGATCTGCTCATCAACAACGCCGGTAATCTCGGTGCTACCGGCTTTACCTGGGAGCTGGATGCGCGGGAATGGTGGAGTACCCTGCAACTGCACCTGCTCGGCGGGTTCTACTGCATCCAGGAGGCGCTACGCCGCATGGTGCCTCGTCGGAGCGGGCGCATCATCAGCCTGGCAAGCCATGCGGGCGCATTCCGTTGGCCCACTCTTTCGGCGTATTCCGTGGCGAAGGCGGCGTTGATCAAGCTCAACGAGAACGTGGCGGTAGAAGCCGGAAAGCATGGCGTCGCGCTGTTCGCGTTTCATCCCGGCGTTGTGCGGGATACGGGGATACTGCCGAACTTGCAGGCGGACGAGAGTACGCAGCCAGCGTTGCTGGATGTCATTACCTGGTTAAGCCAGCAAGTGGCGGATGGGCATAGCACGACCGCGGAGCAAGGCGCGGCAGTACTCGTACAACTCGCCAGCGGTCGCTACGACTTTCTCAATGGTCGCTACATTACCGTTTATGACGATTTGGATGGCTTGAGCGAACAGTCCGAGCAGATCCGGCACGGCGATGCGATGACGATGCGTGTGGTTCACTGTGAACCCCTTGGCTGCAAACGCCAGCTCGCGATGATGGGGGAAGAAGCGATGGTCTGA